A section of the Rattus norvegicus strain BN/NHsdMcwi chromosome 15, GRCr8, whole genome shotgun sequence genome encodes:
- the Eddm3b gene encoding epididymal secretory protein E3-beta precursor, translating into MMSSLKAWDTLLLLLCLQYSLPAQSTSRRQFMEQHHLSSNEEFSAYSCDVLMTEKALRPRLSHPFVYMTWYKVEHICISSNWKDRYKNLYVWAQTPIKVLRCQWENLKSRYTERRSYSYVQFHCNADGYVDSIEDMKVLEPIFI; encoded by the coding sequence ATGATGTCCTCTCTAAAAGCCTGGGACACGCTCTTGCTCCTGCTGTGTCTGCAGTATAGCCTACCTGCACAAAGCACCTCCAGGAGGCAGTTCATGGAACAGCATCACCTAAGTTCAAACGAAGAGTTCAGTGCCTACAGCTGTGACGTCCTCATGACAGAAAAGGCTCTGAGACCGAGGCTCTCACACCCGTTTGTTTATATGACATGGTACAAAGTTGAACATATATGCATTAGTAGCAACTGGAAAGATCGCTACAAAAATTTATATGTTTGGGCACAGACCCCCATTAAGGTCCTCAGGTGCCAGTGGGAGAACTTAAAAAGTAGATATACAGAGAGAAGGAGTTACAGCTATGTTCAGTTCCACTGCAATGCTGATGGGTATGTGGACAGCATAGAGGACATGAAGGTTCTAGAGCCCATCTTCATCTAG
- the Rnase1l1 gene encoding ribonuclease pancreatic delta-type isoform X1, with translation MGLEKSLILFSLLVLVLGWVQPSLGRKPSVQDFKRQHMDPDSPPNSRPTYCNQMMKRRGMTKGSCKRVNTFLHESWATVKAICSQRQMTCKTSSRNNCHKSSSTLHITDCRLKGSSKYPNCDYTTTNSQKHIIIACEGNPLVPVHFDASV, from the coding sequence ATGGGTCTGGAGAAGTCCCTCATTCTGTTTTCACTGCTTGTCCTGGTGCTTGGATGGGTCCAGCCTTCCCTGGGTAGGAAACCTTCAGTCCAGGATTTTAAGAGGCAGCACATGGATCCGGATAGTCCTCCCAACAGCAGACCCACCTACTGTAACCAGATGATGAAACGCCGGGGGATGACCAAGGGGTCATGCAAGCGGGTAAACACCTTCCTGCATGAATCCTGGGCAACGGTCAAGGCCATCTGCTCCCAGAGACAAATGACCTGTAAGACCTCCAGCAGGAACAACTGCCACAAGAGCAGCTCCACCCTGCACATCACTGACTGCCGCCTGAAGGGCAGCTCCAAGTATCCCAATTGTGACTACACAACCACTAACAGCCAGAAGCACATCATCATTGCTTGTGAGGGGAACCCCCTCGTCCCAGTCCACTTCGATGCTTCCGTGTAG
- the Rnase1l1 gene encoding ribonuclease pancreatic delta-type precursor (The RefSeq protein has 1 substitution compared to this genomic sequence): protein MGLEKSFILFSLLVLVLGWVQPSLGRKPSVQDFKRQHMDPDSPPNSRPTYCNQMMKRRGMTKGSCKRVNTFLHESWATVKAICSQRQMTCKTSSRNNCHKSSSTLHITDCRLKGSSKYPNCDYTTTNSQKHIIIACEGNPLVPVHFDASV, encoded by the coding sequence ATGGGTCTGGAGAAGTCCCTCATTCTGTTTTCACTGCTTGTCCTGGTGCTTGGATGGGTCCAGCCTTCCCTGGGTAGGAAACCTTCAGTCCAGGATTTTAAGAGGCAGCACATGGATCCGGATAGTCCTCCCAACAGCAGACCCACCTACTGTAACCAGATGATGAAACGCCGGGGGATGACCAAGGGGTCATGCAAGCGGGTAAACACCTTCCTGCATGAATCCTGGGCAACGGTCAAGGCCATCTGCTCCCAGAGACAAATGACCTGTAAGACCTCCAGCAGGAACAACTGCCACAAGAGCAGCTCCACCCTGCACATCACTGACTGCCGCCTGAAGGGCAGCTCCAAGTATCCCAATTGTGACTACACAACCACTAACAGCCAGAAGCACATCATCATTGCTTGTGAGGGGAACCCCCTCGTCCCAGTCCACTTCGATGCTTCCGTGTAG
- the Rnase4 gene encoding ribonuclease 4 isoform X1 codes for MDIQRTQSLLLLLLLTLLGLGLVQPSYGQDRMYQRFLRQHVDPEGTGGSDNYCNVMMQRRRMTSTQCKRFNTFIHEDIWNIRSICDTANIPCKNGNMNCHEGIVRVTDCRETGSSVPHNCRYRARASTRRVVIACEGTPEVPVHFDR; via the coding sequence ATGGACATACAGAGGACCCAATCCTTGCTTCTGCTCTTGTTGCTGACCCTGCTGGGGTTAGGGCTTGTACAGCCCTCCTATGGCCAAGATAGAATGTACCAACGGTTCCTTAGACAGCATGTGGACCCTGAGGGGACAGGCGGCAGCGACAACTACTGCAACGTGATGATGCAGAGACGGAGGATGACTTCTACCCAGTGCAAACGCTTCAACACCTTCATCCACGAAGACATCTGGAACATTCGCAGCATCTGTGATACTGCCAATATCCCATGCAAGAATGGCAATATGAACTGTCACGAAGGCATAGTGAGGGTCACTGACTGCAGAGAGACAGGGAGCTCTGTGCCCCACAACTGTAGGTACAGGGCGAGAGCCAGCACTAGGCGAGTTGTCATTGCCTGTGAGGGTACCCCAGAGGTCCCAGTGCACTTTGACAGATAG